Part of the Woronichinia naegeliana WA131 genome, AAAAGAGTTGTTTGAATTACTAGAACCCACAATGTTTACACCATTAAAATATTTACAGGGAACTCATGAGAAAATGATGAGAGATAGGGTATTAAATTTACCAGTAATGGTGGCATTAGTGTTAAGTATAGTGTATCGTCAAATAGCGGGTATAAGTGAAGCGGTAAGACTGTTAGAGGAAGAGGGATTGCTATGGGTAGCATCATTAAAAGTAAGCAAACAGGCAGTATCAAAAAGAATGATGAATGTGCCAGCCGAAATATTTGCAATATTACTAAAAGAAGTGTTAGAAAAAGCAGCCGAAAAAGGGAAGAAGCTCCAAGTAGGAGAAAAATGGGAAAAAATAAGAGAAAAGTTTAGTGCAGTGTGGATAGCAGATGGCTCAACGCTAGAGCAGATAAGGAAAAATATGAAAATAAGTAAAGAAGAAAAGAGTAAATTGGGGGGTAAAATAATGATGGTAGTGGAAGCCTTTACCCAAAGACCCGTTACTTTATGGTACACAGAAAATGATAAATCAAATGATAAAATATGGTGTGAAGAATTGGCAGCTAAATTACCAGAAAATGGTTTAATTCTCGTAGATATGGGATTTTTTAGCTTTGTGTGGTTTGATTTGTTAACAGAAGCTAAAAAGTTTTTTCTAACCAGATTTAGAGCGGGTACATCTTACAAAACCAAACAAGTATTGTCTCAAGGTAGTCATTACAGAGATGAGATTATCATTATGGGAAATTACCGTTCTAATCCTTGCAAGCATCCGGTGAGATTAGTCTCAGTATTATGGGGAACAATCTGGTATCAGTATTTAACAAATGTGTTGTCTCCCGAACAACTGTCCGCCGAAGAGGTCTGTGATTTATATCGAAGACGATGGACAATCGAAGAAGCCTTTTTATTAACGAAAAGACTTTTAGGACTAGCCTATTTATGGGTAGGGAATAAGAATGGTGTCCAAATCCAGATTATTTGCACTTTGATTTTCTATACGGTCTTAAATCAATTGGTAGGGGAAGTGGCGATTGCTCTAAATCAACCGAAAGAAAAAATCTCAGTAGAGATGGTGTTTCGGAGTCTATACTATGTAGCGAAGGCTATTGCTAGAGGAGAAAAGCCTGATACAGTAACCTATCTGGCTGAACGTGCTAAGTTATTTGGTTTGGTCAAAGCTGAGAGAAAGCGACATCGAGAAAAGGCCGCTCTCAATCAACAAATTTGGGAACCCATTCCTTTAAGTTGACACGGATGGTGTACAAGTCGCATCTAACAATAACTTTCCTTCATTTTCTTTTTTTTCTGACGCTACACCCGTCGCTTTTTTTTCTATTTCTTTATTAATTTTATTTATTAATTCCATTCCTATTTTTTTACGAAAATGAACCATCATTGACGCATTAAATGCTTCTTTGCTACTATAGCTTTCCATTCCTATAAAGTACTGTAAATAAGGGTTCTCTTTTATTTGTTCTACTGTTTCTCTGTCACTTTTTCCTGAAATTTCTTTGATAATTAATGCTCCTAATGCCATTCTAAATGATTTGGCTGGGGCTCCTTTTTTTTCTGTGAAGTTTTTTGCATATTCTTCCTCATATTCTTCCCAAAGAATCATTTTTGACATTTCTATCCAACGATTTTCTTCGTCTAACTGCCCGCCGAACAGATTTTTCAAGTTTTCTGGTGTTTCAATTGAGTACTGTTGCTTTCGGTACATCTGCTTTCTCTCTTCTTAATGCAATGGTTTTGAGGCATTCTACCCTATTTTCGTGCATTCTAGCGGTTCTTAATTCGCCTACTATTTTTCTCCGTAAAGGTTTCAGCTTTTTTCAGCAAGCCCTAACTACCTTTGGTAGATTCTCGTAGGCTTTTGCCTTCCAACGGAGCGATCGTCTCCACTGACAGATCGGACAATGGCGAACCCGACAGAATTTAGCAGAAGCCAACTTTAACCTCTGTTGACCTGTCTTATTATCGGGAACCAGTTTGAATTCTAGTAATTGAGAGCAAAGGGAAACCCTCTCGGCGTGAGAATCCATTCCCCCTTGCTTGTAATAATTAGAGATGATGTCGGCATTTTTCCGATGCTTATCCCAAGGCTTATCTTTTTCAGAGAGGGATTCTAAGAATGTATATCCATCTTGATGAATAAAAGATACAATGGGAACATTAGATTTTTGACCGATATTGAGTTGGTCAGGCACAAAAACTCCGAGTATTTGGTTGGCGTAAGATACCTTCTAGGATACTGGAGTTTTTTGCTATTTGAGATTAATTATTTTGAAGTGCAGGGGATACGGGCAAAACCTCGATCAACGTTATCCCTTAATGATTAATGATTTTAATGATTAATGATTAGATGATTCTAGTCGCGCTGACGCGCTAAAGGCCGCCAAATGCGGTGTAAATTTGGCGGTAAAGAAGCAAATATTGACAAGCCTCCTGCCGAGTGGCTACGGACTATGGAGGCTCTATGTCGGTTCCTACGTTGGTCTCCACCAGAGCGTATTGTCCTGATTATCGCAGATTCCTGAATGAGTTTTCCAACCGACATATCGGGGGAAGTACAGAGCTTGGCGACTACCAGAATAGACTTTTGAAGGTCTAGGACTTCACTACAACACTCCCTTGACTACGAGAAACGAACTACTTAAACAGGTCTCGATCCGCATCAAAGAGACATGGCAAAAGGCTAGAGTTCTTTCAACAGGAGGCTAATAAACTTATTAAGCACCTTTACGGTCTCCTTGTAATACTTGGATTGTTCCCCAACCGACAAAATCTTCATCCCAAGAACCCGATCTCGAAGCTGATGTAGCAGATCACGATCAAGTTGCTTAATACCTGAAAACATATCTAGTTGTTGAGGATTTCCATGATTAGAGAAAGAAGTCTTACCCTCCATGTCTGATAGCTGAAGTCGCAATACTGCCATCTCGTCTTTCAGTTTCTCGTTTTCTTTTTCCAAACTCTCATGTAATACATGGTTTAATGCAAAATGTTCAATCAAATCTGCCCTTGTAATACGCTGTTTGTCGGCTATATTTCCTAGCATTTCCCATGTTGAATCTGTCGCCCGAATGCTTCTGACAGGACGAAGCTCATTAGACTTTTGAATAAATTTACCGTTGTCACCACGAATGCGGGTCATACCGAGTAATACATGAAAGTCAGAGGATTGATTACCGAAAGGATAGCACTATCCATGTATTACTTGATTATTTATTATTTTTCATCTTCAAGATAGAACCGTCCTCGTCTAGCTTGCTCTAAGCGATACCTTGCAAAACTTATTTTTTCAGTAAAGTCAATTGGATTTGGAACATGGTTCGGAGGCAAAACTTGCTTGGCGGCCATTTTTATGGCGTTTATGGGGTGCATCCCGTTTTCTATGTTGTTTGCTGCTGTCTGACAAATCGCAGCATAATCAGCCAAATCAGTAATAGGAAAATAATCACGAAGTAATTCATTTTCACTAACAGGCTTACCTAAAGAAGACTCCAGCCTTTGCCTCATGTCAGAAGCCTTCTCTCCTGTAAGAACAAGATTGACTTCGTTGTGGACTCGTCCAAAGAATATCCCTGTTTCTTTAGAACGTGGGTTGTATTGGTTGGATGCCTCTAAAAACGACTTTACCTGATCTGTCAGTGCTGTCCTGCTAGAATTTTTCAATTTATCACGCATAGCAATCCTGTCTATATCTGCTTCCATCTGAGCAGGAGTATAGCCAGAACCCAACCAAGAATGAATCCAGTCTTCTACGAACAAAGAAAAATCATCGTTGACCCACATCGTAAAACGAACAGCAAGACGGGGATGTATCCATGTCCCCTGATATTTGCCACCTTGCTTTACCTCTATTAATTCCGTTACAGGAATTCCTGTAACGAGAGAAAGCTTATTGATGGCGGACTGTGCCATTTTTGTTTGTAGCCAATTGGACGTATCTTTTCTCTCTCCCGTTATCTCCAGATGTGCCTTACATATCTGGGTTGCATTGACATATCCATCTGTTTCTCGCTGATATATGGCAATTCCCTCAATTTTGCGCTCTATAGTCTTAATTCTAGTGTTCATACTCTAAATTCCTTTGATTAACTGGTCTTTATAAGCTTCAGAGATAATTCTTTCCGTTAATTTATCTGGCTTAATCTCATAACCCAAAAATAGTAGATCACTGAGAAATATACAGGACTTGCCATTCTTTGTGAAAACTGACACCCCTGACAAATCAATGATTTTTGTCTCTGTAACACAATCATAGTCGCTTGCGTCTAATCGCCTAGCGAACTCCAAAATATCATTAGCGAGTGAATCGGGAACCCTGATAACTCTTGTTTTCCCGTGATTCCACTTAAACTTTCCTCCTGCGCCAACACGCTTACCACCTCTAGGCATTTTCTTTCTCCTATATTGACTATGTTACACCATCATTATCATAAGTAATGGAAAATGTCATGTAATACATGGTAAAGTATAGCAAAAATTATCCATGAAATACATGGATAAAGCCAGTGTTATACTCTGAACGGGTTAGAACTTAACTTTTTCAAAATGGCTAAAAGCCTTATTAGCAATGGATTTTAGTCCTTTTTTATAAGTCCATTTTTTAGCCGTTTAGAGTATAGAAAGAGTCATGTTTTAGTGGTGTTAGGTGGTGTCGTCATATCCCTTTTCGGGAATCTTACAGACAATCCCTATCGCGGTCGCCGTAACCATGACATATTTTTTGATTTTCCTATTCCATCGAAAATAGAGAGACGGGCCTTCAGTCTCTTCCGTTGATTCCTCATCATGGCCAATTAAATCCTCTGGCTCCTCTTCTAATTCTCTGAAATAGTCCCGAAGAACACCGCCAACCCCGACTGCTCTTGTACCATGTACCTGTTTAACATACTCCAAAAACCAATCACAATCAGCCACAAGGTCACTTTCCTTGCACTGGTACTTTAAGATTTCCGCAATCAACCCCACTGGTGAACTTTCAGCCTGAACAGCTTTTACGTCCAGAATTGGAGAATAATCAACTCGAAGGCATTGCTTCCATAAAGCGATCCAATCAGTCTTGGATAGATAATCTTCCTTGTAATAGCTATCCTTCAACAGGATTAGACAATGGAGATGAGGATGTGCTGATTGCCCATCGCGTCCCCTTGTAATCTCAACCGACTTTATCCAACCTATCCCAGGGAATGCCTTCAACTGGGTTAACCGTCTAAAAGACTGATTAAGATGATGCAATGTCTCTCTTAAATCGGTCAACTCACAATTTTTCATGGTCAACGTCAGAAAAATCCAACGCCCATCAGGATAATCAGTAACTAGGGCTTGCTGAAAAAGTCAAAAAACGAAAGAAATGTGGGTTAGGGGTGCGACCTTTAGTTGATGAAGGAAAAGAAAAGTGTTAACATGAGATGAAAAGTGACAAAGAGGAAACAATGATGACAGCAAAACTAATTAATGTAGAGGGTTCAAAGATAAAAATAGAACTAACATTAGAACTCAGTCGTTCAATGTTGGATACAGAAATAAATATTCAAAAAGGCTTAAACGAAGTAGGTTGCATCGCCAGCAAAGAAGCCTTGAAATATTTAGATACAGATGGTTCACCCTTAAAAATCGGTGAAGAAATCTGGAAGAGTAAGGGAGAGCAACCGAAAGAATATCAAACACCTTATGGTGAGGTTATAGTGAATCGTCATGTATATCAGCGTTCACCTTTGAGGAAAAACGTATTGCCCCTTAGAAAGAGAAGCAAGGATAATCATAACATCAACGCCATTATTGGCAAAACAGGTATCCTCAAAAATGTCAGGGATGGCAGGCAAAGAGGTGAAAAATGATTTATTAGAAAATCATGGTAGAAAAGTAGCGCTATCCTATATCCAAAGATTGAGTGAAGCAGTAGGAAGTGTGGTACAGGCAAAAGAAGAAGCGTGGAGTTATGCCCCGCCCAAGGAGGATAGCCAAATTGCAACAGTGGGAATAGGATTAGATGGAACCTGTATGCTGATGTGTGAGGATGGCTACCGTGAAGCAATGGTGGGAACCGTTTCCCTATACGATAGTGAAGGCGAACGTCAACATACAATCTATCTAGGTGCGGCACCAGAGTATGGAAAAAAGAGTTTTCTAGAAAGATTAGAAAGAGAAATTGAGCGAGCGAAAAACCGTTATCCAGAGGCAACATTGGTCGGGATAGCAGACGGGGCAGAATCAAATTGGAAGTTTTTAGAAAAGCAAACGGAAGAACAGATATTAGATTTCTATCATGCCTCTGGTTACTTAGGTGCCTTGGCAGAAGCGTTGCATCCGAATACCGTGTCAAAACAAAAAGAATGGTTGACTGAAAATTGTCGAGAACTCAAGCATGAAAAAGGAAAAGCAGGAGAACTGCTAAATCTGATGAAAGAAGTCAAAGAAGAAAAAAGTCATTCTAAGAATCTTACCGAGAAACTACAAGCGGCGATTACTTATTACGAGAATCATCAGCATCAAATGGATTATGCTGAATACATAGAGAAAAAGTATCCGATTGGTTCAGGTGTTACGGAAGCAGCTTGTAAGACGTTGGTCAAACAACGATTATGTTGTTCAGGGATGCGATGGAAGGAAAAAGGAGCAGGAATTATTTTGAGCCTACGAGCTTTGGTATTGACCAAGGAACGATGGAGTCAATTTTGGGCAAAACTTGATCAATATGGGTTCCCTGTAGAACCCTGATTACAACAGCTTTTATCAACTAAAGGTCGCACCCTGGGTTAGGGAAGTATGGACTGAAAAAGCATAGATAACTTATCCTTATGGAAACAAATCAAAATACAGATTTTGTTTAATCTATTGTTCCTTTCTGTCTAAAAAGGTCAACACAAATCACTCCTCACAAAAGAGAGGAAAATTAACACCATTTTTCACAAGAAAAACGACTCTACAACTTTTTACTTTTTGTCTTCTGAAGTAGGGCTTGCTGAAAAAGTCAAAAAACGAAAGAAATGTGGGTTAGGGAAGTATGGACTGAAAAAGCATAGATAACTTATCCTTATGGAAACAAATCAAAATACAGATTTTGTTTAATCTATTGTTCCTTTCTGTCTAAAAAGGTCAACACAAATCACTCCTCACAAAAGAGAGGAAAATTAACACCATTTTTCACAAGAAAAACGACTCTACAACTTTTTACTTTTTGTCTTCTGAAGTAGAGTAGAAAGATTCATTACCAAAAAGTTCATCGCAATTACCGTTTCCGAGGTCTCAGGTAGTTTGGCCATCACTCGACCAAGACTAAATTTCCTCTTTCCCTGTCCGAATTTACCCTCAATGGCATTACGCACTCTTTCATCTGAGCGTGCCTCTTTCTTTTTTTCTTTGCTCACCTCTTTCGGCGGTCTTCCCAATCGGGGACCACTCATTCTTATATCCCTTTCTTTACAATAAGCTCGATTCGCTTTTGTTCGATAGATTTTATCCACATGAACCGATTCCGGATAACATCCTGTTTCCCTTTTATATTCTTCTATTCGCGCTTGTAAATCTCCCGATTCGTTGTAATTATCCCAACTTAATTTGTCTAAGAAGACAAAGCCATTCACATTACTTGCCGATATTTTAGCTCCAAACTCTACTGCTTTTCCCGCTTTTCCACGCACTATTGGACGCACGTGAGGTTGGCTTACACTCACAATTCTGTTTTCTACTTTATTTGTCTTTTTTTCATACATTTCTAACTGTTGCTCATACACTTTTCCTATCGTTACAAGCTCTTCTTGCTCTTTTTTCGTTAGTTTTTCTAACTTTGCTCCCTCTTCTATCATTTTTTCTATATCAGACAAGTTTCTTTTTATATATCCTAGTTGTTTTTTTGTTCCTTTTCTTCTTTCTTTTTTTGACACACGACGTTTTTTTGCTATGGCTAAGTACTCTTTTCTTGCCACTTCCCTATAAGTCCTCGGCTTTTCTTTCCTTTTCTCTTTTATTTCTTCATACAGCTTATCTATTATTTTTTCTGTTTTTTCTCTGGCATCATTCAATATTCCTATATCCGTTGGATATTTTATATCTGCTGGTGTACAAGTCGCATCTAACAATAACTTTCCTTCATTTTCTTTTTTTTCTGACGCTACACCCGTCGCTTTTTTTTCTATTTCTTTATTAATTTTATTTATTAATTCCATTCCTATTTTTTTACGAAAATGAACCATCATTGACGCATTAAATGCTTCTTTGCTACTATAGCTTTCCATTCCTATAAAGTACTGTAAATAAGGGTTCTCTTTTATTTGTTCTACTGTTTCTCTGTCACTTTTTCCTGAAATTTCTTTGATAATTAATGCTCCTAATGCCATTCTAAATGATTTGGCTGGGGCTCCTTTTTTTTCTGTGAAGTTTTTTGCATATTCTTCCTCATATTCTTCCCAAAGAATCATTTTTGACATTTCTATCCAACGATTTTCTTCGTCTAACTGCCCGCCGAACAGATTTTTCAAGTTTTCTGGTGTTTCAATTGAGTACTGTTGCTTTCGGTACATCTGCTTTCTCTCTTCTTAATGCAATGGTTTTGAGGCATTCTACCCTATTTTCGTGCATTCTAGCGGTTCTTAATTCGCCTACTATTTTTCTCCGTAAAGGTCTCAGCTTTTTTCAGCAAGCCCGAAGTAGAGTAGAAAGATTCATTACCAAAAAGTTCATCGCAATTACCGTTTCCGAGGTCTCAGGTAGTTTGGCCATCACTCGACCAAGACTAAATTTCCTCTTTCCCTGTCCGAATTTACCCTCAATGGCATTACGCACTCTTTCATCTGAGCGTGCCTCTTTCTTTTTTTCTTTGCTCACCTCTTTCGGCGGTCTTCCCAATCGGAAACCACTCATTCTTATATCCCTTTCTTTACAATAAGCTCGATTCGCTTTTGTTCGATAGATTTTATCCACATGAACCGATTCCGGATAACATCCTGTTTCCCTTTTATATTCTTCTATTCGCGCTTGTAAATCTCCCGATTCGTTGTAATTATCCCAACTTAATTTGTCTAAGAAGACAAAGCCATTCACATTACTTGCCGATATTTTAGCTCCAAACTCTACTGCTTTTCCCGCTTTTCCACGCACTATTGGACGCACGTGAGGTTGGCTTACACTCACAATTCTGTTTTCTACTTTATTTGTCTTTTTTTCATACATTTCTAACTGTTGCTCATACACTTTTCCTATCGTTACAAGCTCTTCTTGCTCTTTTTTCGTTAGTTTTTCTAACTTTGCTCCCTCTTCTATCATTTTTTCTATATGAGACAAGTTTCTTTTTATATATCCTAGTTGTTTTTTTGTTCCTTTTCTTCTTTCTTTTTTTGACACACGACGTTTTTTTGCTATGGCTAAGTACTCTTTTCTTGCCACTTCCCTATAAGTCCTCGGCTTTTCTTTCCTTTTCTCTTTTATTTCTTCATACAGCTTATCTATTATTTTTTCTGTTTTTTCTCTGGCATCATTCAATATTCCTATATCCGTTGGATATTTTATATCTGCTGGTGTACAAGTCGCATCTAACAATAACTTTCCTTCATTTTCTTTTTTTCTGACGCTACACCCGTCGCTTTTTTTTCTATTTCTTTATTAATTTTATTTATTTATTAATTCCATTCCTATTTTTTTACGAAAATGAACCATCATTGACGCATTAAATGCTTCTTTGCTACTATAGCTTTCCATTCCTATAAAGTACTGTAAATAAGGGTTCTCTTTTATTTGTTCTACTGTTTCTCTGTCACTTTTTCCTGAAATTTCTTTGATAATTAATGCTCCTAATGCCATTCTAAATGATTTGGCTGGGGCTCCTTTTTTTTCTGTGAAGTTTTTTGCATATTCTTCCTCATATTCTTCCCAGGGAATCATTTTTGACATTTCTATCCAACGATTTTCTTCGTCTAACTGCCCGCCGAACAGATTTTTCAAGTTTTCTGGTGTTTCAATTGAGTACTGTTGCTTTCGGTACATCTGCTTTCTCTCTTCTTAATGCAATGGTTTTGAGGCATTCTACCCTATTTTCGTGCATTCTAGCGGTTCTTAATTCGCCTACTATTTTTCTCCGTAAAGGTTTCAGCTTTTTTCAGCAAGCCCTATGTAATTTTGGATGCTTATTTTGCTTGCGAACCAGTGCTCAAAAGTTTTCGCCAGAACGCCTTGCATCTAATCACAAGAGTGCGTTGCTCCACCGTCGCCTATGCCCCCTTTTGTTCCGTGCCGACGCTGACGGGGAGAGGACGACCACGGATTTGGGGGAGTTCGATAAAAGATAAAACTAGAAAAGCTGTTCGCTCTGGCGGCGGACTTTCCGACAGCTAAAGTCTGGCTCTATGGTCAACAAGTCACGGTTTCTTATCAGTGCTTTGAGTTCCACTGGGATAGTCCCCATCAGCTCGTCAAGTTTGTTCTGACCCAATTGCCTAACGGACGACGACTGAATTCTGCTTTCTACTGATCTCTGTTTGACTGGACCTGAGATTATTGCCGCTTACGGTCTCCGATTTAAGATTGAAGTCACTTTTCGTCAATTAGTCCATCTTTTGGGCAGCTTTGCCTATCGTTTTTGGCTTAAGAGTCTTCCTACTTTACCTACCTGGCCCAGCAATCTTATCCTCAGTGACTATCCACAAGCTGTTCAGACTCAGATTTTAAACAAGGTAGAAGCCTTTGAGCGTTTTGTTAACCTTAATGCCATTGCTTTAGGGCTACTTCAAATTCTCGCCTTAGAGTTACCCCAGGGGATTTGGGCTAATTTTCCTCGATGGTTTCGGACATTACCATCCCATGGCTACCCTAGTGAACGGATTGCTCAACTAGCCCTTCAACATCAAGCCCAAATGATTTTTCCTCAAAGTCCACCCAGTCTGCTTTTGCCTAAATTCCTTACCGCTAAACTTGCCTCTTCCCCAAGCCCTGATATGCTTACTTTCGTCGCATAGTCATTACCTTATCTGGCGGGTGTGACCTTTAGTTGATGAAGGAAAAGACAAGTGTTAACATGAGATGAAAAGTGACAAAGAGGAAACAATGATGACAGCAAAACTAATTAATGTAGAGGGTTCAAAGATAAAAATAGAACTAACATTAGAACTCAGTCGTTCAATGTTGGATACAGAAATAAATATTCAAAAAGGCTTAAACGAAGTAGGTTGCATCGCCAGCAAAGAAGCCTTGAAATATTTAGATACAGATGGTTCACCCTTAAAAATCGGTGAAGAAATCTGGAAGAGTAAGGGAGAGCAACCGAAAGAATATCAAACACCTTATGGTGAGGTTATAGTGAATCGTCATGTATATCAGCGTTCAGTAGGAGGAAAAACGTATTGCCCCTTAGAAAGAGAAGCAAGGATAATCATAACATCAACGCCATTATTGGCAAAACAGGTATCCTCAAAAATGTCAGGGATGGCAGGCAAAGAGGCGAAAAATGATTTATTAGAAAATCATGGTAGAAAAGTAGCGCTATCCTATATCCAAAGATTGAGTGAAGCAGTAGGAAGTGTGGTACAGGCAAAAGAAGAAGCGTGGAGTTATGCCCCGCCCAAGGAGGATAGCCAAATTGCAACAGTGGGAATAGGATTAGATGGAACCTGTATGCTGATGTGTGAGGATGGCTACCGTGAAGCAATGGTGGGAACCGTTTCCCTATACGATAGTGAAGGCGAACGTCAACCTACAATCTATCTAGGTGCGGCACCAGAGTATGGAAAAAAGAGTTTTCTAGAAAGATTAGAAAGAGAAATTGAGCGAGCGAAAAACCGTTATCCAGAGGCAACATTGGTCGGGATAGCAGACGGGGCAGAATCAAATTGGAAGTTTTTAGAAAAGCAAACGGAAGAACAGATATTAGATTTCTATCATGCCTCTGGTTACTTAGGTGCCTTGGCAGAAGCGTTGCATCCGAATACCGTGTCAAAACAAAAAGAATGGTTGACTGAAAATTGTCGAGAACTCAAGCATGAAAAAGGAAAAGCAGGAGAACTGCTAAATCTGATGAAAGAAGTCAAAGAAGAAAAAAGTCATTCTAAGAATCTTACCGAGAAACTACTAGCGGCGATTACTTATTACGAGAATCATCAGCATCAAATGGATTATGCTGAATACATAGAGAAAAAGTATCCGATTGGTTCAGGTGTTATGGAAGCAGCTTGTAAGACGTTGGTCAAACAACGATTATGTTGTTCAGGGATGCGATGGAAGGAAAAAGGAGCAGGAATTATTTTGAGCCTACGAGCTTTGGTATTGACCAAGGAACGATGGAGTCAATTTTGGGCAAAACTTGATCAATATGGGTTCCCTGTAGAACCCTGATTACAACAGCTTTTATCAACTAAAGGTCGCACCCTATCTGGCATCCATAAACTTCCCACTGTCCAGTAATAATAGTATCTTATACTAAACACGGTCACAGGTTGCGAATTCTAAAAATAAGAGATAATATAATAAAAATAGAAAAATTAGTCAAGAGGCTGAGAAATGATTAAGTTAGAATTTACAGAAGAAGACAAAAGACTGTTGTCTTACGGTCGGTTTAATCACCCGCATCCTAGAGTGCAGCTAAAGATGGAAGTTTTATGGCTAAAAAGTCAGGGATTGTCTCATCAAAAAATTGCTCAATTCGCAGGAGTTTCAGTAAATACGGTGACAAGCTATATCCGTGATTATCAAGAGGGCGGGATAGAAAAACTAAAAGAAATAAAATTTAATCGCCCGAAAAGCGAGTTAACAGAGCATCAAGGGACAATTGAGGCATATTTTGAGTCAAATCCACCAGCAGCAATAAATGAAGCAGTAAAAAGAATAGAAGAATTAACAGGAATAAAAAGAAGTCCGACGCAAGTCAGAAAATTTTTAAAGTCAATAGGAATGAGGTGTCTAAAGGTGGGAACAATTCCATCAAAAGCAGATGTAGAAGCTCAGGATAGCTATAGAGAAAAAGAACTAGAACCAAGGCTAGAAGAGGCAAAAGCAGGAAAAAGGGCAGTTTTCTTTGTAGATGCCTCTCATTTTGTAATGGGAGCATTTGTAAATTTTATATGGTGCTTCAAGAGGATTTTTATTAAGTCACCATCAGGGAGAAAACGTTTTAATGTGTTAGGAGCATTAAATGCAATTACCCATGAAGTAATTATGGTAACGAACAGTTCTTATATTACGGGAACTCAGGTTTGTGAACTCCTAGAAAAGATAGCAGAATTAGGACTATTAATACCGATTACGTTGGTATTAGACAATGCTCGTTATCAAAAATGCCGAATTGTACAGGAGTTGGCAGAATCATTAGGAATAGAGTTACTGTACTTACCTCCTTATTCTCCTAACTTGAATTTAATTGAAAGACTGTGGAAGTTTGTGAAGAAGAAGTGTTTATACGCAAAATATTATGAAGATTTTACGCAGTTTTCTGCAGCAATTTCAGGATGTCTTGAGGATGCTAACGTAAAATATAAGGAGGAGCTTGATTCTCTGCTCACCTTACGATTTCAACGCTTTGATAAATCTCAGATTATGAACGTTTGAAGTATAACTTACGCCTTAGACTACTAGCCGACGCTCTCCACCAAAAAGGACTGAAATGGGAACATCAAGGATTAAGGAAAATAAACA contains:
- a CDS encoding ISKra4 family transposase — its product is MTAKLINVEGSKIKIELTLELSRSMLDTEINIQKGLNEVGCIASKEALKYLDTDGSPLKIGEEIWKSKGEQPKEYQTPYGEVIVNRHVYQRSVGGKTYCPLEREARIIITSTPLLAKQVSSKMSGMAGKEAKNDLLENHGRKVALSYIQRLSEAVGSVVQAKEEAWSYAPPKEDSQIATVGIGLDGTCMLMCEDGYREAMVGTVSLYDSEGERQPTIYLGAAPEYGKKSFLERLEREIERAKNRYPEATLVGIADGAESNWKFLEKQTEEQILDFYHASGYLGALAEALHPNTVSKQKEWLTENCRELKHEKGKAGELLNLMKEVKEEKSHSKNLTEKLLAAITYYENHQHQMDYAEYIEKKYPIGSGVMEAACKTLVKQRLCCSGMRWKEKGAGIILSLRALVLTKERWSQFWAKLDQYGFPVEP
- a CDS encoding IS4 family transposase, whose translation is MARQHPRRKGNPDLRRKTNQPGVEIPEITKELFELLEPTMFTPLKYLQGTHEKMMRDRVLNLPVMVALVLSIVYRQIAGISEAVRLLEEEGLLWVASLKVSKQAVSKRMMNVPAEIFAILLKEVLEKAAEKGKKLQVGEKWEKIREKFSAVWIADGSTLEQIRKNMKISKEEKSKLGGKIMMVVEAFTQRPVTLWYTENDKSNDKIWCEELAAKLPENGLILVDMGFFSFVWFDLLTEAKKFFLTRFRAGTSYKTKQVLSQGSHYRDEIIIMGNYRSNPCKHPVRLVSVLWGTIWYQYLTNVLSPEQLSAEEVCDLYRRRWTIEEAFLLTKRLLGLAYLWVGNKNGVQIQIICTLIFYTVLNQLVGEVAIALNQPKEKISVEMVFRSLYYVAKAIARGEKPDTVTYLAERAKLFGLVKAERKRHREKAALNQQIWEPIPLS
- a CDS encoding protein rep, translated to MKNCELTDLRETLHHLNQSFRRLTQLKAFPGIGWIKSVEITRGRDGQSAHPHLHCLILLKDSYYKEDYLSKTDWIALWKQCLRVDYSPILDVKAVQAESSPVGLIAEILKYQCKESDLVADCDWFLEYVKQVHGTRAVGVGGVLRDYFRELEEEPEDLIGHDEESTEETEGPSLYFRWNRKIKKYVMVTATAIGIVCKIPEKGYDDTT
- a CDS encoding KilA-N domain-containing protein, whose amino-acid sequence is MNTRIKTIERKIEGIAIYQRETDGYVNATQICKAHLEITGERKDTSNWLQTKMAQSAINKLSLVTGIPVTELIEVKQGGKYQGTWIHPRLAVRFTMWVNDDFSLFVEDWIHSWLGSGYTPAQMEADIDRIAMRDKLKNSSRTALTDQVKSFLEASNQYNPRSKETGIFFGRVHNEVNLVLTGEKASDMRQRLESSLGKPVSENELLRDYFPITDLADYAAICQTAANNIENGMHPINAIKMAAKQVLPPNHVPNPIDFTEKISFARYRLEQARRGRFYLEDEK
- a CDS encoding IS630 family transposase; this encodes MIKLEFTEEDKRLLSYGRFNHPHPRVQLKMEVLWLKSQGLSHQKIAQFAGVSVNTVTSYIRDYQEGGIEKLKEIKFNRPKSELTEHQGTIEAYFESNPPAAINEAVKRIEELTGIKRSPTQVRKFLKSIGMRCLKVGTIPSKADVEAQDSYREKELEPRLEEAKAGKRAVFFVDASHFVMGAFVNFIWCFKRIFIKSPSGRKRFNVLGALNAITHEVIMVTNSSYITGTQVCELLEKIAELGLLIPITLVLDNARYQKCRIVQELAESLGIELLYLPPYSPNLNLIERLWKFVKKKCLYAKYYEDFTQFSAAISGCLEDANVKYKEELDSLLTLRFQRFDKSQIMNV